The segment AGCTGGGTTTGCGGCAGCGAAATCGAGGTAGGCGGTAATGACAGCCAGGAGCCGGGGCCGATCGGTTGCATGCTGCGCCGCTGCCGATGTGGCCGCAGCTGCCAATTCTGTGAAGCCCAGCAGGGCAACAGCGTTCATGATCTCTGTCTTGCCGCCGGGGAAGTGGCTGTAGAGCACAGGCTGGCTGTACTCGATTGCCTCAGCGAGCCGACGCGTGGTCACGTTGTCCCACCCCTCGGCTTCGGCCAGCGCCCGGGTGTGTTCGATGATGCGCTTACGTCTGTCCGCTTGCTCCCGCAACCGTCGTGAAGCTGCCGTTGTGGAGATCATTCCTGAAGTCTAGCGTTGCTAGATTGCGCGGAGGAAGCTAGGTTAGCA is part of the Saxibacter everestensis genome and harbors:
- a CDS encoding TetR/AcrR family transcriptional regulator, producing MISTTAASRRLREQADRRKRIIEHTRALAEAEGWDNVTTRRLAEAIEYSQPVLYSHFPGGKTEIMNAVALLGFTELAAAATSAAAQHATDRPRLLAVITAYLDFAAANPAVYTAMFALPISARFASEHSDHELQTAFASIVTVLGQGSTPPRDVETAAELLWSSLHGLATLERDERLRQSAHHSRIKRLVDLFAEAT